The Stigmatopora argus isolate UIUO_Sarg chromosome 16, RoL_Sarg_1.0, whole genome shotgun sequence genome has a window encoding:
- the LOC144090762 gene encoding fibroblast growth factor receptor 1-A-like: MSSYSFLTPSRLLRGVRSERIPRNGTRARREIFFCQCVDTLLLPVDEPRWVIAQNGGSEACMPASVFGQKSSQEEEKPEFVVPAALASVSLEDSDDDDDNEEEESSSEEGKDGRDENQDQIDEQQTPSPLASSPRWVSPDKPPLRSVPVGRTVKFRCRAVGSPAPTLDWFKDGMDIRGENRLGGFKLGEGALTLRDAVPADSGNYSCVAFNVHGRIRRHFKLDIVERSSHRPILQAGLPANRSAVAGEDVRFSCHVDSDLTPFVEWIKVDEGGLPDGADGRPPGPVVKEAGANATKEELELLTLSNVSAADAGRYACVASNQNGASYHSAWLTVLEGPIPEPRLPPGYGQIFLYCLGFFVAATLTFGAVICKLCAASRKRKLTVHKLAKSVRLKRQVSLGSSWQRPSEKPPPCSGGGTAPVAAASPEYQLPHDPQWELPRGKLSLGKPLGEGCFGQVSSAQAAGLDRERPWRLTQVAVKMLKADAGPKDLADLVSEMEMMKRIGRHKNIINLIGACTLDGPLYVVVEYAARGNLRQHLRERRPDERQAGADLPELVSAAYQVGRGMAYLASKKCVHRDLAARNVLVTEELVMKIADFGLARDVRRADYYKKTTNGPLPVKWMAPEALFDRIYTHQSDVWSFGVLLWEIFTLGASPYPGVPVEDLFKLLKEGHRMDKPSACTQELYETMRECWHAIPSGRPTFPMLVRRLDGMLASLAKQDYLELDWNVAPRPSTE; encoded by the exons ATGTCAAGCTACTCCTTTCTAACCCCAAGTCGTCTCCTCCGTGGCGTCAGAAGTGAGCGCATTCCGAGAAACGGGACGCGGGCTCGGCGGGaaatctttttttgtcagtGTGTCGACACGCTTCTACTTCCTGTCGATGAGCCACGATGGGTCATCGCGCAAAACGGAGGAAGCGAGGCCTGCATGCCTGCCAGTGTCTTTGGCCAAAAGTCAAGTCAAGAGGAGGAAAAACCTGAATTTGTCGTTCCAGCGGCTTTGGCCAGCGTCTCGTTGGAGGAcagcgacgacgacgatgacaaCGAAGAAGAAGAGTCGTCGTCGGAGGAAGGGAAAGACGGCCGTGACGAAAACCAAGACCAGATAGATGAGCAGCAAACAC CGTCCCCGCTAGCGTCGTCTCCTCGCTGGGTGTCTCCGGACAAGCCGCCGCTTCGCTCGGTCCCCGTGGGCAGGACGGTCAAGTTTCGTTGCCGGGCCGTGGGAAGCCCCGCCCCCACGCTGGACTGGTTCAAGGACGGGATGGATATCCGAGGAGAGAACCGACTCGGCGGCTTCAAG TTGGGCGAAGGCGCCCTGACCCTGCGGGACGCCGTCCCGGCCGACTCCGGGAACTACTCGTGCGTGGCGTTCAACGTCCACGGACGCATCCGGCGCCATTTCAAGCTGGACATCGTCG AGCGCTCTTCTCACAGGCCCATCCTCCAGGCCGGCCTTCCGGCCAATCGGAGCGCGGTGGCCGGCGAGGACGTGCGCTTCTCCTGCCACGTGGACAGCGACCTGACCCCTTTCGTGGAGTGGATCAAGGTGGACGAGGGGGGCCTCCCGGACGGAGCCGACGGGCGCCCCCCCGGCCCGGTCGTCAAG GAGGCCGGCGCAAACGCCACCAAAGAAGAGCTGGAGCTCCTGACGCTGAGCAACGTCAGCGCCGCCGACGCGGGCCGCTACGCCTGCGTGGCCAGCAACCAAAACGGCGCCTCGTACCACTCGGCCTGGCTGACCGTGCTGGAGG GGCCGATCCCCGAGCCGCGGCTGCCCCCGGGCTACGGGCAGATCTTCCTCTACTGCCTGGGCTTCTTCGTGGCCGCCACGCTGACCTTCGGTGCCGTCATCTGCAAACTGTGCGCCGCCTCCAGGAAGCGGAAGCTGACCGTCCACAAGCTGGCCAAGAGCGTCAGGCTGAAGAGACAG GTGTCGCTGGGGTCTTCCTGGCAGCGCCCTTCCGAGAAGCCTCCGCCCTGTTCCGGCGGCGGGACGGCGCCCGTGGCCGCCGCGTCCCCGGAGTACCAGCTGCCCCACGACCCTCAGTGGGAACTCCCCCGCGGGAA GCTATCGCTGGGCAAACCGCTGGGCGAGGGCTGCTTCGGGCAGGTGTCCTCGGCGCAGGCGGCGGGGCTGGACCGGGAGCGCCCGTGGCGCCTCACCCAGGTGGCGGTCAAGATGCTGAAAG CGGACGCCGGACCGAAGGACTTGGCGGACCTGGTCTCGGAGATGGAGATGATGAAGAGGATCGGGCGCCACAAGAACATCATCAACCTGATCGGCGCCTGCACGCTGGACG GGCCGCTTTACGTGGTGGTGGAGTACGCCGCTCGGGGGAACCTCCGCCAGCACCTGCGTGAGCGCCGCCCGGACGAGAGGCAAGCGGGCGCCGATCTCCCGGAGCTGGTGTCGGCGGCGTACCAGGTGGGCCGGGGGATGGCCTACCTGGCCTCCAAGAAG TGCGTCCACAGAGATTTGGCGGCCCGGAACGTCTTGGTCACCGAGGAGCTGGTCATGAAGATCGCCGACTTTGGCCTGGCCAGAGACGTGCGGCGGGCCGACTACTACAAGAAGACCACCAAT GGTCCTCTGCCGGTCAAGTGGATGGCGCCCGAAGCTCTGTTCGACCGCATCTACACCCACCAAAGTGACGT GTGGTCTTTCGGCGTCCTCCTGTGGGAAATCTTCACGCTGGGAGCGTCTCCTTACCCCGGCGTCCCGGTGGAGGATCTCTTCAAACTTCTCAAGGAGGGTCACCGCATGGACAAACCGTCCGCCTGCACACAAGAACT TTACGAGACCATGCGAGAGTGCTGGCACGCCATCCCTTCCGGCCGGCCCACCTTCCCGATGCTCGTCCGGCGCTTGGACGGGATGCTAGCCTCGCTAGCCAAGCAG GACTACCTGGAGCTGGACTGGAACGTCGCACCCCGCCCCTCGACCGAGTAG
- the LOC144090542 gene encoding stanniocalcin-like, with the protein MGSCGWSGLLLVLALTAASCLEPPGQEAAARRARFSSNSPADVARCLNGAVAVGCGFFSCLENSTCDTDGLHEICQLFLQAAAAFDTEGKTFVKKSLHCVAQGIGSKVPQTIRRCNIFQRMIAEVQEECLVAHDVCSVARDNPRAFADVVQVPTHFPNRYYSTLLQTLQACDEQTVAAVRAGLLGRLGPDMETFLSVVQGRECEADRASAPLDDPSAWRNVPIFNVQPGFRGRDPTHLFARKRSLADGEAGPGPRV; encoded by the exons ATGGGCTCTTGTGGCTGGTCCGGATTGCTGCTGGTTCTCGCCCTGACGGCGGCGTCCTGCCTGGAACCGCCTGGCCAAGAGGCGGCGGCCAGACGCGCTCGCTTCTCCTCCAACAGCCCCG CGGACGTGGCCAGGTGCCTGAACGGCGCCGTGGCGGTGGGCTGCGGCTTCTTCTCCTGCCTGGAGAACTCCACCTGCGACACGGACGGCCTGCACGAGATCTGCCAGCTCTTCCTGCAGGCGGCCGCCGCCTTCGACACCGAG GGCAAGACGTTTGTGAAAAAGAGCCTGCACTGCGTGGCCCAAGGCATCGGCAGCAAGGTTCCCCAGACCATCCGCCGCTGCAACATCTTCCAGAGGATGATCGCCGAGGTGCAGGAGGAGTGCTTGGTGGCGCACGACGTCTGCTCGGTGGCGCGCGACAACCCGCGGGCCTTCGCCGACGTGGTGCAGGTGCCCACGCACTTTCCCAACAG GTACTACAGCACCCTCCTGCAAACGCTACAGGCGTGCGACGAGCAGACGGTGGCGGCGGTGCGCGCCGGCCTGCTGGGCCGTCTGGGTCCGGACATGGAGACCTTCCTGTCCGTGGTCCAGGGGCGAGAGTGCGAGGCGGATCGGGCTTCCGCCCCATTGGACGACCCCTCCGCCTGGAGGAACGTCCCCATCTTCAACGTGCAGCCGGGCTTTCGGGGGCGCGACCCCACCCACCTGTTCGCCCGCAAGCGCTCGCTGGCCGACGGGGAGGCGGGGCCCGGCCCCCGTGtctaa
- the LOC144090546 gene encoding multidrug resistance-associated protein 1-like: MEELCRLGGLDPLWDWNVTWYTEEPDVTACFRHTVLPLLPCVFLWSCGPPYLLYLLYPRTPAAPPLPLSSLCCAKTLVSLSLSSLSLLEIFYVLARKKDQLRGDGAALVFLLGPLLRSLTTAATVPVLHAERRKGVRSSVLLFLFWTLSLLCTVLPFKAAVRRIHRQGFSSDAFALVAFFMNFSLQAAQVALSAFSDRRPLGRPRAQVNACPEEDASFLSKFFFFWFSGLVIRGFRRPLLASDLWPLREQDASPRIARELEAAWAPKSAQKRRSGEKRPLLSESAERSRPPMPPAPPSSPSGENQRLYVDLLLRAVARCFGPYFLRGIFFLLLHDAFMFAVPQVLSLLLAFMRNPDEAAWKGFLFAGLLFLLSCLQSLLNHQYMYRCFTLGMRLKSAVAGLVYRKCLVMSSGARRQCTVGEIVNLISVDAQKLMDLAVYVNSLWAAPVEMALCFYFLSDLLGLSALAGTLAVILIFPLNALIAKLRSKLQEVQMDFMDARVKLMSEIVSGVKILKFYAWEEAFLRRVGVLRDGELDALKKSQVLYSVSLASFSSSSFLIALAVFAVYVLADERNVLDAQKIFVSVALINILKTPLSQLPFAMSTTLQALVSLRRLANFLCQDELASDAVENRAPSPDGDGVLIRDGHFAWSPDGAACLRGIHLKVKSGTLVAVVGQVGSGKSSLLAAILGEMTQRSGSVLVGGSLAYVPQQAWIQNATLEENVLFGLERKERWYGRVLEACAMRPDLESLPAGDATEIGEKGLNLSGGQKQRIGLARAVYRQSDVYLLDDPLSAVDAHVGRHIFDRVLGPKGLLKSKTRVLVTHSLSLLSGADLVLVMEDGRVSEMGSYAQLLELKGDFAKLIHNFSAAPPPRESSSYKRVSRKSLSRLSFTDFSIDLSQERLISCDMSGASVQAAGLHQDLSSDSLGKLTRADLPRVGRVKLRVYGDYLGTVGLTFIMTIVFLCAFQQAASLAYSYWLSLWADDRPVNGTRPDHVLRLSVFGALGLTQGLAMFGTSLAVALGGIVASRRLHADLLQDVLRSPVSFFEATPSGNLLNRFSKEIDAIDCMVPEGLKMMLGYLFKLLEVCVVVLVATPLSGLVLLPLACLYVCVQSFYVAASCQLRRLEAVSRSPLYTHFNETVQGASVIRAFGEQERFLRRAHRLIDQNQEAYFPRYVATRWLAVNLEFLGNLLVLAAAVFSVQSRERLSPGVVGLVLSHSLQVTGILSWIVRSWTDVENNIVSVERVKEYADTPKEAPRLTDDADLASGWPSAGSVQFEDYGLRYRKGLDWALKGISVSIRDQEKVGIVGRTGAGKSSLALAIFRILEAASGRIYIDRVDIAQLGLRDLRSRIAIIPQDPVLFSGSLRMNLDPFERCSEQELWRALELAHLGAFVSALPDGLGHQCSEGGENLSVGQRQLLCLARALLRKSKILLLDEATAAVDVETDRLIQSTIRTHFKQCTVLTIAHRLHTVMDCDRIMVMDGGTVVEMDAPAQLVQRQGHFYLMCQQAGLL; the protein is encoded by the exons ATGGAAGAATTGTGTCGCCTCGGCGGTTTGGATCCTTTGTGG GACTGGAACGTGACGTGGTACACGGAGGAGCCGGACGTGACGGCGTGCTTCCGCCACACCGTCCTCCCGCTCTTGCCCTGCGTCTTCCTGTGGTCTTGCGGGCCCCCGTACCTCCTTTACCTGCTTTACCCGCGGACCCCGGCGGCCCCGCCCCTGCCGCTCTCCTCGCTCTGCTGCGCCAAGACG CTTGTGAGTCTGAGCCTGTCGTCGTTGAGCCTCTTGGAGATTTTCTACGTGCTAGCCCGAAAGAAGGACCAGCTCCGCGGCGACGGCGCCGCCCTGGTCTTCCTGCTCGGCCCGCTGCTCCGATCCCTCACCACG GCGGCCACCGTGCCGGTGCTTCACGCGGAGAGACGGAAAGGCGTGCGTTCGTCCgtgctcctcttcctcttctggaCGCTGTCGCTGCTCTGCACCGTTCTTCCCTTCAAGGCCGCCGTGCGGCGCATCCACCGACAG GGCTTCTCTTCGGACGCCTTCGCTTTGGTGgcctttttcatgaatttctcCCTTCAAGCGGCCCAAGTGGCGTTGAGCGCTTTCTCGGACCGGCGACCGCTCGGTCGGCCACGCGCCCAGGTG AACGCGTGCCCCGAAGAGGACGCCTCTTTCCTTTCcaagtttttcttcttttggttCAGCGG GCTGGTGATCCGAGGCTTTCGGCGCCCGCTGCTGGCGTCCGACCTGTGGCCCCTGCGCGAGCAGGACGCGTCGCCGCGCATCGCGCGGGAACTGGAAGCCGCCTGGGCGCCCAAGTCGGCACAAAAGCG GCGCTCGGGGGAGAAACGGCCGCTGCTGAGCGAGTCCGCGGAAAGGTCGCGGCCCCCAATGCCGCCGGCGCCGCCGTCGAGCCCGTCCGGGGAAAACCAGCGTCTCTACGTGGACCTCCTGCTGCGCGCCGTGGCCCGCTGCTTCGGGCCCTACTTCCTGCGCGGCATCTTCTTCCTGCTCCTGCACGACGCCTTCATGTTCGCCGTCCCGCAGGTGCTCAG CCTGCTGCTGGCCTTCATGCGCAACCCGGACGAGGCGGCGTGGAAGGGCTTCCTGTTCGCCGGCCTGCTCTTCCTGCTGTCTTGCCTGCAGTCGCTTCTCAACCACCAGTACATGTACCGCTGCTTCACGCTGGGCATGAGGCTCAAGAGCGCCGTGGCGGGCCTGGTCTACCGCAAG TGCCTGGTGATGAGCAGCGGCGCCCGCCGCCAGTGCACGGTGGGGGAAATCGTCAATCTGATTTCCGTGGACGCCCAGAAGCTGATGGACCTGGCGGTCTACGTCAACAGCCTGTGGGCGGCGCCCGTGGAGATGGCCCTCTGCTTCTACTTTCTTTCCGAC CTGCTGGGTTTGTCGGCGTTGGCCGGGACGCTCGCCGTGATCCTCATCTTCCCCCTCAACGCGCTCATCGCCAAGCTGAGGAGCAAGCTGCAG GAAGTGCAGATGGACTTCATGGACGCTCGCGTCAAGCTGATGAGCGAGATCGTGAGCGGGGTGAAGATCCTCAAGTTCTACGCCTGGGAGGAAGCCTTCCTGCGTCGCGTGGGCGTCCTGAGGGACGGCGAGCTGGACGCTCTGAAGAAGTCTCAGGTCCTCTACTCCGTCTCGCTGGCCTCCTTCAGCTCCTCCTCCTTCCTG ATCGCCCTGGCCGTGTTCGCCGTTTACGTGCTGGCGGACGAGCGCAACGTCCTGGACGCGCAGAAGATCTTTGTGTCGGTGGCTCTCATCAACATCCTGAAAACGCCTCTGAGCCAGCTGCCCTTTGCCATGAGCACCACCTTGCAG GCTTTGGTGTCCCTCAGACGCTTGGCCAACTTCCTGTGCCAAGATGAGCTGGCCTCGGACGCCGTGGAGAATCGGGCCCCTTCCCCCG ACGGCGACGGAGTGCTGATTCGGGACGGACACTTTGCCTGGTCCCCCGACGGGGCGGCCTGCTTGCGGGGCATCCACTTGAAG GTGAAGAGCGGCACGCTGGTGGCGGTGGTGGGCCAGGTGGGCTCGGGGAAGTCTTCCTtgctggcggccattttgggagAGATGACCCAGAGGAGCGGCTCCGTCCTGGTTGGG gGTTCCCTGGCCTACGTCCCTCAGCAGGCCTGGATCCAGAACGCCACGCTGGAGGAGAACGTTTTGTTCGGGCTGGAGAGGAAGGAACGCTGGTATGGCCGCGTGCTGGAAGCCTGCGCCATGCGCCCCGACCTGGAGAGCCTCCCGGCGGGAGACGCCACCGAGATCGGGGAGAAG GGCCTGAACCTTTCCGGCGGTCAGAAGCAGAGGATCGGCTTGGCGCGAGCCGTCTACCGCCAGAGCGACGTGTACCTGCTGGACGACCCGCTGTCGGCCGTGGACGCGCACGTGGGCCGGCACATCTTTGACCGGGTGCTCGGACCCAAAGGTCTCCTCAAAAGCAAG ACGCGGGTGCTGGTCACGCACAGCCTGAGCCTGCTGTCCGGCGCCGACTTGGTGCTGGTGATGGAGGACGGTCGCGTCTCGGAGATGGGCTCTTACGCCCAGCTGTTGGAACTCAAAGGAGATTTTGCCAAGTTGATCCACAACTTTAGCGCGGCGCCACCACCCAGAGAAAGCTCATCCTACAAACGCG TCAGCAGGAAATCCTTGTCCCGCCTGAGTTTCACCGATTTTTCCATCGATCTTTCCCAGGAGCGGCTCATCAG CTGCGACATGAGCGGCGCTAGCGTTCAAGCGGCGGGACTCCACCAAGACCTGTCCTCGGATTCTCTGGGCAAGCTCACCCGCGCCGACCTGCCCCGCGTGGGGAGA GTGAAGCTGCGGGTCTACGGCGACTACTTGGGAACGGTGGGGCTGACCTTCATCATGACCATCGTCTTCCTGTGCGCCTTCCAGCAGGCCGCCTCCTTAGCGTACAGCTATTGGCTGAGCCTGTGGGCTGACGACCGGCCCGTCAACGGCACCCGGCCGGACCACGTGCTCAGGCTCAGTGTGTTCGGAGCTCTGGGCCTGACTCAAG GTCTGGCCATGTTCGGGACCAGCCTGGCGGTGGCCCTGGGCGGCATCGTGGCCTCGCGCCGCCTTCACGCCGACCTGCTCCAGGACGTCCTGCGCTCGCCCGTGTCTTTTTTCGAGGCCACGCCCAGCGGGAACCTCCTGAACCGTTTCTCCAAGGAGATCGACGCCATCGACTGCATGGTTCCCGAAGGCCTGAAGATGATGCTGGGTTACCTGTTCAAGCTCCTGGAAGTCTgcgtggtggtcctggtggcCACGCCCCTCAGCGGCCTGGTGCTGCTCCCGCTGGCCTGCCTCTACGTCTGCGTGCAG AGCTTCTACGTGGCGGCGTCCTGTCAGCTGCGGCGACTGGAGGCGGTCAGTCGCTCGCCCCTCTACACTCACTTCAACGAGACGGTGCAGGGCGCCAGCGTGATCCGGGCCTTTGGCGAACAGGAGCGTTTCCTGCGGCGGGCCCACCGCCTCATCGACCAGAACCAGGAAGCCTATTTTCCCCGCTACGTGGCGACCAG GTGGTTGGCGGTCAACTTGGAGTTCTTGGGGAATCTGCTGGTCCTGGCGGCCGCCGTCTTCTCGGTGCAAAGTCGGGAGCGGCTCAGTCCGGGGGTGGTGGGCTTGGTGCTTTCGCACTCGCTCCAG GTGACGGGGATCCTGAGCTGGATCGTCCGATCGTGGACCGACGTGGAGAACAACATCGTGTCGGTGGAGAGAGTCAAGGAGTACGCCGACACCCCCAAAGAG GCCCCCCGGCTGACGGACGACGCCGACCTGGCGAGCGGCTGGCCCTCGGCGGGAAGCGTCCAGTTCGAGGACTACGGCCTGCGCTACCGCAAAGGTCTGGACTGGGCCTTGAAGGGCATCTCCGTCAGCATCCGGGACCAAGAGAAG GTGGGCATCGTGGGCAGGACGGGGGCGGGCAAGTCGTCCTTGGCCCTGGCCATCTTCCGCATCCTGGAAGCGGCCAGCGGGCGGATCTACATCGACCGGGTGGACATCGCCCAGCTGGGCCTACGGGACCTCCGCTCCCGGATCGCCATCATTCCCCAG GATCCGGTGCTGTTCTCGGGCTCGCTCCGGATGAACCTGGACCCCTTTGAGCGATGTTCCGAGCAGGAGCTGTGGAGAGCCCTGGAACTGGCTCACCTGGGCGCCTTCGTGTCGGCGCTGCCCGACGGACTGGGCCACCAATGCTCCGAAGGGGGCGAGAACCTCAG CGTGGGTCAACGGCAGCTGTTGTGCCTGGCGAGGGCCCTGCTGAGGAAGAGCAAAATCCTCCTCCTGGACGAGGCCACGGCCGCCGTGGACGTGGAGACGGACCGCCTGATCCAGTCCACCATCCGCACGCACTTCAAGCAGTGCACCGTGCTCACCATCGCTCACCGGCTCCACACCGTCATGGACTGCGACAG GATCATGGTGATGGACGGCGGCACCGTGGTGGAGATGGACGCCCCCGCTCAGCTGGTCCAACGGCAAGGGCACTTCTACCTCATGTGCCAACAGGCCGGACTGCTTTGA